Below is a genomic region from Streptomyces sp. RPA4-2.
CCGTCTCCTCCGGCTCCAGCGCGAAGTTGCGGTCCATCCGTACCTCGCCGGAGACGAGGAACGCGCGGCAGGTCCCGCACACCCCGCCCTTGCAGGCGTAGGGAGCGTCCGGCCGGTTGCGCAGTACCGCGTCCAGGAGCGATTCGCCGTCCTGGACGGGCCAGGTCCCTCCGCGGCCGTCGAGCCGCGCCGTCACCGTGCTGTGCGCGGGAGCCGGTACGCCGGGAACCTTCTCGGCTCCGCCGTCCACGTGGAAGATCTCCTCGTGGATCCGGGCCCGTCCCACACCCAGCCCGCGCAGGGCGCGCTCGGCTCCCTGCACCAGACCGAACGGCCCGCACAGGAACCATCCCGCCACCCGATCCACGGGCAGCAGCGCCGGGAGCAGCTGTGCCAGCCGCTCCTGGTCGAGACGCCCGGACGGCAGCCCCGCCTGCTGTTCCTCCCGGGAGAGCGCCGTGACCAGCTGGAACCGCTGTGGAAAACGGTCCTTGAGGTCGGCGACCTCCTCCAGGAACATCGTCGACGCGGACGTCCGGTCGCTGCGTATCAGGCAGAACCGGGCCTCGGGCTCGCGTGCCAGCAGCGTCGCGACGATCGACAGCACCGGTGTGATCCCGCTGCCGCCGACCACGGCGGCGTACAGCCCGGCCGCCGGTTCCAGCGTGAACCGGCCCGCCGGTGTCATCACCTCGACCTCGTCGCCGACGGCGATCTCCTTGAGCGCGTACGTCGAGAACGCTCCGCCGTCGACCAGGCGCACCCCGACCCGCAGGGTGAGCGGGCCCTCGTCACCCGGGGCGGGCGCGGGGGAACAGATGGAGTAGGTGCGCCGGATCTCCGTGCCGTCGACCGTGCGCCGCAGCGCGAGGTGCTGACCCGCAGCGTGCCGGTACGC
It encodes:
- a CDS encoding 2Fe-2S iron-sulfur cluster-binding protein; its protein translation is MARFHPLPVAALDRLTDDSVALTFAVPAALRAAYRHAAGQHLALRRTVDGTEIRRTYSICSPAPAPGDEGPLTLRVGVRLVDGGAFSTYALKEIAVGDEVEVMTPAGRFTLEPAAGLYAAVVGGSGITPVLSIVATLLAREPEARFCLIRSDRTSASTMFLEEVADLKDRFPQRFQLVTALSREEQQAGLPSGRLDQERLAQLLPALLPVDRVAGWFLCGPFGLVQGAERALRGLGVGRARIHEEIFHVDGGAEKVPGVPAPAHSTVTARLDGRGGTWPVQDGESLLDAVLRNRPDAPYACKGGVCGTCRAFLVSGEVRMDRNFALEPEETEAGYVLACQSHPATESVELDFDR